From one Paenibacillus sp. FSL K6-1330 genomic stretch:
- a CDS encoding biotin-dependent carboxyltransferase family protein gives MSITVLKSGLLVTLQDAGRRGYGRYGIITAGAMDNSAYRIANRLVGNENEQAVLEITWSGFAVEFHSDRWVAITGGDLSLSIEGVKVPMWRPVLIKAGRVLSFQQPVTGCRAYMAVSGGFDVCQVMSSRSTYLRAGIGGYEGRPLKKGDSLFAHPSQLPLVMSERYLDDYGGFLTVNWAVSAEGYPGSRQEAVIRVLKGRQYDDFDAISKQALFEEQFTVTPQSDRMGYRLSGPPLQLSHAKEYISEPVALGTVQVPADGRPIILMADRQTLGGYPKIAQVATVDISLIAQLSPGAAIRFAGISLAEAEQLYTAHVREFRMLEAMIKLKLKEW, from the coding sequence ATGAGTATAACCGTACTAAAGTCAGGACTTCTTGTTACTCTTCAGGATGCGGGAAGACGGGGTTACGGCAGATACGGGATTATCACGGCAGGAGCAATGGATAATTCCGCTTATCGGATCGCCAATCGACTAGTTGGCAATGAGAATGAACAGGCCGTTCTGGAAATTACATGGTCAGGATTCGCGGTTGAATTTCATAGCGATCGGTGGGTTGCCATTACAGGCGGGGATCTATCACTCTCGATTGAAGGTGTGAAAGTTCCAATGTGGCGTCCCGTGCTGATCAAAGCGGGCCGTGTTCTGAGCTTTCAACAGCCGGTAACGGGTTGCCGCGCTTATATGGCTGTATCGGGCGGATTTGATGTCTGCCAGGTAATGAGCAGCAGGAGTACGTATTTAAGGGCCGGAATCGGAGGATATGAAGGGAGGCCGTTGAAGAAAGGAGATTCACTATTTGCTCATCCTTCTCAGCTTCCTCTGGTCATGTCTGAACGCTACCTTGATGATTACGGCGGTTTCCTCACCGTGAATTGGGCCGTTTCTGCTGAAGGGTATCCTGGTTCAAGGCAGGAGGCGGTGATACGCGTGCTGAAAGGGCGTCAATATGATGACTTTGACGCCATCAGCAAGCAGGCGCTGTTCGAAGAACAGTTCACCGTAACTCCGCAATCGGACCGTATGGGCTACAGGTTGTCCGGTCCGCCGCTTCAACTAAGCCATGCAAAGGAATATATATCCGAGCCGGTAGCCCTTGGAACGGTACAGGTACCCGCAGATGGCCGGCCCATCATTCTAATGGCGGATCGGCAGACGCTTGGAGGTTATCCCAAAATTGCGCAAGTGGCGACCGTTGATATTTCGCTGATCGCTCAGCTGTCTCCTGGGGCAGCAATTCGTTTTGCGGGTATTTCGTTGGCAGAAGCAGAACAGCTTTATACGGCTCACGTTCGAGAGTTTCGGATGTTGGAGGCCATGATCAAGCTTAAATTAAAGGAGTGGTGA